The Desulfobacterales bacterium genome has a segment encoding these proteins:
- the manA gene encoding mannose-6-phosphate isomerase, class I — protein sequence MKKIGILQNTIQEYGWGSRTVIAELLGKPSPSESPQAELWMGTHPKAPSLVQVDGRFVSLADVIAKNPEDVLGKTAIGRFGNRLPYLFKVLAAAQPLSIQAHPNKAQAKAGFAREERAGIPPDSPERNYRDADHKPECLCALTPFRALKGFRKVKDLAARMQTCCSKNLSVELKEIERSYDSQGLKRFFESLLTLSFDRREKTVQEALNAAQEGRVDSESCEWMQKLHHYYPDDIGVLAPLFLNLVCLEPGQAMFLPAGQMHSYLEGAGIELMANSDNVLRGGLTPKHVDIPELMNILDFRERPVSILAPVKKNEFEVVYESSDEEFVLSVICTPRGGVYRSRGKRSAEILLCTEGEGRLTDTGSGEQIDVRKGMSLLVPAAVPQYSIEGKMTIYKASVPIRG from the coding sequence ATGAAAAAGATCGGCATCCTTCAAAATACGATTCAGGAATACGGCTGGGGTTCGCGCACGGTTATAGCCGAACTGTTGGGAAAGCCGTCTCCATCAGAAAGTCCCCAGGCCGAACTGTGGATGGGAACGCATCCCAAAGCGCCGTCCCTGGTGCAGGTTGACGGTCGATTTGTATCGCTGGCAGATGTAATTGCCAAAAATCCGGAAGATGTTTTAGGGAAAACAGCTATCGGCCGTTTCGGAAATCGCCTGCCATATCTTTTCAAGGTGCTGGCAGCCGCCCAGCCCCTCTCCATCCAGGCCCATCCCAACAAGGCCCAGGCCAAAGCCGGTTTTGCGCGCGAAGAAAGGGCCGGCATCCCGCCGGACTCACCGGAGCGCAATTATCGGGACGCCGATCACAAACCCGAATGCCTCTGCGCCCTGACACCCTTCCGGGCACTGAAGGGCTTTCGCAAAGTCAAGGATCTCGCCGCCCGCATGCAGACCTGCTGTTCAAAAAACCTGTCGGTTGAATTGAAAGAGATTGAACGCTCTTACGATTCGCAGGGATTAAAACGTTTTTTCGAATCCCTCTTGACCCTTTCTTTTGATCGCAGGGAAAAAACCGTTCAGGAGGCCCTCAACGCAGCCCAAGAGGGAAGAGTGGATTCAGAAAGCTGCGAGTGGATGCAAAAACTGCATCATTACTATCCGGATGATATCGGCGTTCTGGCACCGCTATTTTTGAATCTGGTATGTCTGGAGCCGGGTCAGGCCATGTTCCTACCGGCCGGACAGATGCACTCCTATTTGGAAGGGGCCGGCATAGAGTTGATGGCCAACTCCGACAATGTTTTAAGGGGGGGGCTTACCCCCAAGCACGTGGACATTCCGGAGTTGATGAATATATTAGATTTCAGAGAGCGGCCGGTATCCATCCTTGCGCCGGTCAAAAAAAATGAATTTGAAGTGGTATACGAAAGCAGCGACGAGGAGTTTGTACTTTCCGTGATCTGCACCCCCCGGGGCGGTGTATACCGGAGCAGGGGGAAACGCAGTGCGGAGATTCTGCTGTGCACCGAAGGGGAGGGGAGGCTGACGGATACCGGCAGCGGCGAGCAAATTGATGTTCGCAAGGGGATGTCCCTACTCGTTCCGGCAGCGGTTCCGCAGTATTCCATAGAAGGGAAAATGACGATCTATAAAGCCTCGGTTCCGATTCGGGGATGA